In the Triticum aestivum cultivar Chinese Spring chromosome 2B, IWGSC CS RefSeq v2.1, whole genome shotgun sequence genome, AGGTCTCCACCCCGCCCCTGCGCTGATTTTGGTGGTTAAATTTCGATAGGCTAGACTAGGTTGGAATTGCCGTTGGCCGTTGTCCTTGATGGCTTGCTTTCATCAGTCTGTCCCGTCGATGATTTGACATGTTTCGGTGAGCGCCCAATTTTTCGCTTTGCTTGCTTGGGGAGATGATTTTGCTGTCTGTATCCTTATTTTCTTACTACTAGGATGTTTTCTCGGGATCATTTTTAAAAGGTCAGAGGATGTTTTTGGTATATCTCCGTGTTAACTGTTAGGATTCGATTCGGTGTCAGCTTTGTTCAGGAGATTTCGAATGCGAAGAAGATACTGCCACTGTGTCAGTACCTAAACAGTTCTATGTTGATTCAGAATGATATATAGTTGAACTCTTGAGTGACCAACTGATGTGCTGTTTAGTTTATTTCCTTCTTCATTTTCACTTCAATTTGTCATCAACATGTCAAGTTATCGTCGGATAAGGATTAAGGAGGAACTTTTGAAGACTCTTGCTTGCCCACttgtttaattttttttctaaTAGGAGTTCGTTAGTGGGCTCACATGCTTTTTGTATGAGTATATGCTTGAAGCTTTTGTCGTGCTGTCTTGTCTTCCTGACCTTATCACgtcaatactccctccgttccacaatgtagcgcatatagatttttctagaagtcaaactttataaactttgaccaagtttgtagagaaaatcatatacatctagaataccaaatacgTGTGCTTAGATACATCACAACACATACTTTCATATTATAtacatttggtattgtagatataaatagttttctctataaacttggtcaaagtttataaagtttgactttgtagaaaatctatatgcgctacattatggaacggagggagtactagagagTCTGAATTCATTGAATAGTAAATATTTACCAAGAAAAAAAAACTCACGCTGGATTTACTGATTCCTACCAAACTGAGCATCCTTGTGTGGGACTGATGGTTTGTCTGTTGACGATTGTGAAGGTGAGGGACTGGTACTTGGACTCGTTCCGCGACATCCGGTATTTTCCAGAAGTGAGGAATCGGGACGACGAGCTTGCTTTCACGCAGATGATTAAGATGATCAAAGTGCGGCACAATAACGTGGTACCGACTATGGCTCTTGGAGTGCAACAGCTGAAAAATGAACAGTTCAGCTCAAGGAAGCTTCCCCCAGGATTCGACGAGATCCACGGGTTCCTTGATCGATTTTACATGTCAAGGATTGGTATTCGCATGCTCATAGGTTTGTGAGCTTGGTACTACTCTTCTCTCTGGAGCTGTATTTATAAACGTTGTCTAAGCTCTTGTCATTCTATCCTAAATCTTGCTTGCGATTCGGAACAAATGATGGATCATGTGCCTTTTCTAACAGCTGACGCAGTAGTAACATATAGTCATATACTGAAGTTCAATGTTAAGCTATCAAGCAGAATCCTTATCTTTTGGCTGATTTGCAAATTTGACTTGTATTGATAGACAGTTCTATTTTGGTTGCTTACTTGATATTTTTTATGTTCAAACTTCATGCTATGCTATTTGAGCAAACTGTACTGTTATATGGCTTAAAAACTGAAAAATGGTAAAGTGTTTGCTTAATGTGTAAATTCTGTATCAAATCATTTATACTTAAGTTGAGTGCTAATTGTTAGAAACTTGTTCTGAATTAGACCAACTTGCTTAATTTCAGGGCAGCATGTGGCTCTGCATGATCCTGAACCAGAGCCTGGCGTCATAGGCCTCATCAATACAAAATTGTCCCCCATACAGGTAGCTCAAATTGCTAGTGAGGATGCCCGTTCCATTTGTATGAGGGAATACGGATCAGCTCCTGACATCAACATTTATGGAGATCAAAATTTAACATTTCCGTAAGTTTCAGATATAAACTCCACCAATCACCTTTGTTTTTTTCGTGGATTAAATCATGTGTTAGCAACAGCACCTCTTTGTTGTCACTTGTCAGGTTACATGTTCATTGGCTTATAGTTTTTGTTATCATGTTGATTGAGTGGCCCCATTTATTGTTGTCTTGCTAACTAACTACTCGCAATTAACTATGTGCAGATATGTCACATCGCATCTTCATCTCATGCTGTTTGAACTGGTGAAAAATTCCCTTCGTGCAGTACAGGAAAGATATATGAATTCTGAT is a window encoding:
- the LOC123044051 gene encoding pyruvate dehydrogenase (acetyl-transferring) kinase, mitochondrial isoform X2 — protein: MMASEPVARAVAEEVGRWGSMKQTGVSLRYMMEFGSVPTDRNLLLSAQFLHKELPIRIARRALELESLPFGLSAKPAILKVRDWYLDSFRDIRYFPEVRNRDDELAFTQMIKMIKVRHNNVVPTMALGVQQLKNEQFSSRKLPPGFDEIHGFLDRFYMSRIGIRMLIGQHVALHDPEPEPGVIGLINTKLSPIQVAQIASEDARSICMREYGSAPDINIYGDQNLTFPYVTSHLHLMLFELVKNSLRAVQERYMNSDKDVPPVRIIVADGTEDVTIKVSDEGGGIRRSGLPRIFTYLYSTAKNLPDMEGPSEGVTMAGHRCLPPLVTSGRLGGAIALVTPPVLIQFL